A single genomic interval of Lathyrus oleraceus cultivar Zhongwan6 chromosome 7, CAAS_Psat_ZW6_1.0, whole genome shotgun sequence harbors:
- the LOC127101441 gene encoding ras-related protein RHN1, translated as MARNKSLQAKLVLLGDMGTGKTSLVLRFVKGQFSEYQESTIGAAFFTQVLSLNEATVKFDIWDTAGQERYHSLAPMYYRGAAAAIVVYDITSTDSFLRAKKWVREVQRQANPNLIMFLVANKADLEDQRKIGNEEGEEYAKENGMSFFETSAKTAQNVNELFYEIGKRLAKANPSRQTGIKLHGRTRETRRRLFCCA; from the exons ATGGCAAGGAATAAGAGTTTACAAGCCAAACTG GTACTCCTGGGAGACATGGGAACGGGGAAGACGAGTTTGGTGCTTAGATTTGTTAAAGGTCAATTTTCGGAATATCAG GAATCAACAATTGGAGCAGCATTCTTCACTCAGGTTCTGTCTTTAAATGAAGCCACTGTGAAGTTTGATATATGGGACACAGCAGGGCAAGAAAGATACCATAGTTTGGCTCCTATGTATTATCGTGGTGCTGCCGCTGCTATTGTTGTTTATGACATTACAAGCACG GATTCTTTTTTACGCGCAAAGAAGTGGGTTAGAGAAGTTCAAAGACAAG CAAATCCAAATTTGATAATGTTTTTGGTGGCTAACAAGGCTGATTTGGAAGACCAGAGAAAAATTGGAAATGAG GAGGGTGAGGAATATGCCAAAGAAAACGGCATGTCTTTCTTTGAAACTTCAGCAAAAACAGCACAGAATGTCAACGAGCTCTTCTATGAAATAG GTAAGAGATTGGCAAAAGCCAACCCTTCGCGACAAACTGGAATTAAGCTTCATGGCAGAACTCGAGAAACAAGAAGAAGACTGTTTTGTTGTGCTTAA